GACAAGGTAGTGACATTCTCCACAACTCGAAGTTGCAAGGGACACCCCACTGGCTATTTCATCTAAGCAGGAAGCTAAACTGGTGTGGAGGCCTGGAGGCACCTGTCAGCTGCCAGCAGAACCCCTGGAGCCTGAGGGACATTGACTCCAAGAACTTCTGGGCTCTAGGAGCTGAGGAGACAGGGCAAGGTGTCCTTTCTATTTCCTCTAAGGTTGTTGGGTAACTGCCTCTTCCTGTTCCCTGATACTGTCCAGCTCCTATAGTGCTTCCACAAGTAAATCCACATCTAACCctgtatcttcttttttttttttttttttttgagacagggtttctccgtagtttttggttcctgtcctggaactagctcttgtagaccaggctggccttgaactcacagagatccgcctgcctctgcctcccgagtgctggaattaaaggcgtgcgccaccaccgcctggtacTCTGTATCTTCTTAAGGCCATCAAAATTGCCTCTGTCCACCACCATCTTCCCAGTCTTGCCTTCCAGGGAGCCTCAgctactgtctctctctctctctggccagcTCTAGAAGGAAAGAACATGGGAGGCCCTGGTCATCCTCCTGCCGGCATGTAATAAAATCTCAAATCTTTCAACCCACTCATTATGCATGCTGCCCATAATGATGGCCAGGAAGTGGGGGCCTCTGACATAGTCTTTCTCCTGGcaagagacagatggagagaCTCCAGATGAGATCATGTGATTGGCCACCTGCCCCCCAGAAGCAGGTGGAGGAATGTTCAGGGAGCACTAGGCAGAAGAGAATTGGGGCTGAGGCAAAGTTATTAGCGCAAGGGACAGATACTGCTAAATCTTGAAATTGATCCTCTTCGTTGGGTGACACAGGCAGGAAGTTTCTTTTCCCAGACTGAAAAATGGGTGACAAGCCGGTCACCTTGAGGGGGTAGAAGAGTACACGAGAGGTCTGCAGGGCACTCCGTCCTGGCACTGCAGTCAGTGTCCCCAGGAGTGGTTACAGGTGCACTCTGGGACTGGTGCACTTTCCCCTAAAGAGCCTTGTCTTACATAATTGTGGCCTCCAAGCAGGGGCGGGGAAGGGCTTAGCTTTGGGTTTGTAGTCCTTGCCCTCTGGGGCCCCATCGCAGCTCCAGGGTCACCAGCCTGCTCCTTTGCTATTCACAGCCTCTGGCTGGGATCTCCTTCTTTTAAGAATCGGAGTAAGCCACAGCTAGGCGTGGTAGTCCACACCTACCTGCACCCTAGCCTCAGTGAGGCGTGGTAGTCCATGCCTACCCGTGTCCTGATACTTAGGGCCATTTCTGTAAGTCTAGACCCGGCTGCAACAAAACgaaaacatacatgtaaaaaGTACACATGTCCAGCCCTCATGCGTTCAAGTGTGAACCCTTTTGGGGTGTAGGTGGTTGCAGGCAAGGGGGAGACTTCGATTAAAAATGCCTTTATGCCTTCTGGTTCACCAAATGCTCAGGTACCCTATGCATCTGGGAGGAGTCCTGCCTCCCTGTGGTCCCCACCTGCACATCTAAGATTTTCTGTAGCCGCCAGACCCTGCCAGCCCTGGGGCTGGCAGGACCCTGTGCCCCTCAAGAACCTCCTCTTTATTTTAGTGCCCCTCTCACCTGAGGAGGAACCCAGAGCGGCGTGGGCCACCTGAGCCCAAGAAGGCGAGCAGGCCTACCGGGACCGCGAGTGCCTGGCGGAGTGGCGGGTGCAGCCCAGGACTCCGGCTCCCACCTCCTGCTGTAGGTGCGGCCCCATTCTCCCCATGGCCCCATCCCAGGCTTCATGAGCACAGGGCTTGGCCAGTTGCCAACAGCTAGCCAACTGCGATGGCACATTCCTGCCCTAACCTGGGCCTGCATGGCTGGGCTGTGCTCAGCTGCCCCTCCTCCCTGAATGTAGAATGCAGCACAGGGCTATGTGGGGGACAGCTCACTCAAGTTGCCCCTTTTTTCTAGCCTTGAGGAGTGGGCCAGGCTTAAGGTCGTGTTGTTCCCACTCAGAGACCGCCCTCCCCAGCATTCTGTGCTCACCTCCCTGGGGCCTGGGGGCAGCCAGGGAGAGGGAAGGGCAAATGCTGACCCCTCCTTGTTCCGTTTGTTTTCCAACAGTGGGAGTGTCATTGCAGTGACTGGGTCTGTGGGGCATCTCTAGAAGAAGGGGGTGTCTGTGCCTGGTGGGTGGGGATGGGCTAGAGTTTTGATTAGGCAGAGGTTGGAGCCCTGGAAGCCTGCCTGGCTGGGAGTTTGGGAATGTGGAGGAGTACTCTGTGGGACCCTGCCAGAGGTCTGGATAGAGGACTGAGGCGTCTTCTGACTTACAGTCACTCAGCCTTCCCTGGGTGCAGAGCgacaggtgtgagctgagctGGAGAAGGCTCAGAGTCTGCAGCgaagggcagctgctgtgtggttAGGGAAGGGTCTAGTTTGGGTCTGTGCCTGTGCAGGTGCAGTGGGTATGTGCTGAAGCTGCTCTTGAACTCTTCAGAGTCGCTTCTGGAGCTGGCTGTGCagactgtatctctctcttacCCTCCCACAGTCCAGGGCCGAGGCTTGTGTTCAATCGAGTGAATGGCCGGCGGCCCCTCACCACATCTCCATCCCTCGAGGGAGCCCAAGAGACCTACACACTGGCCCACGAGGAGAACGTCCGATTTGTGTCCGAAGGTAGTAAGGGACCGGGGGTATGGCTCAGGCCACAGAATCCCAGTAGTGTGGCCCTGGCTCTGCCCTGTCCTTCCCCACTATAGCCTGCCTCTTAGCAGCCCAAGGGCCGGACTTTTCTTTGGCTTTCTACCTGGTCATGTCCATTCCAAGGTGGCCACCAGGTTCTGGGGTGGTAGGGATGCCAGGGGCCTGGTTCATTCTAACTGTCCTTCCCCCACAGCCTGGCAGCAGGTAGAGCGACAGCTGGATGGCGACCCTGCCGATGAGAGCGGCCCACGGCCTGTGCAGTATGCAGAGAACACTCCTGATCCCCGGCTGCAGAGTGAGCCTCCCCCCACGCCCTGTATCCCCACAAGTCCCCTGACCTCGACCTCTCCACCAGGTTCTAGCCCTAGCGGGTTGGGGAGGGAAGACTTGGGCCAGACTCCCCCATTTTCCATCGAGTGCTATGCTTGGGATCCAAGGTAGAAGCTGTGGTCGGCTGGAGGGCAGAGGTACCGGCCGGCTTAGAAAacagcaccactgcccagcctttctTCTACCCACAGACTTTGTACCTATTGACCTGGATGAGTGGTGGGCACAACAGTTCCTGGCTAGGATCACCAACTGTTCCTAACACCTGTCCAGGAAGGAATGCTGCCATAGTGGACCCTTTGCCCAAAGAGGACCATGGTGCGCTGGTCCACCTTGTGGCCTGGCTGGGTACCGGCCACACCTGAAGTGCCAACATTTGGACTTTTGCACCTGTCGTTCCTTTGGCTTGGCTGTCTCAAGCTGCCAGAGCCAGAGGCCAAACCTGTCTAACCTCAGTCCTGCTCACTGTGCCCAGGGACCAGCCCCTGGGGCTAGCAGGGAAGAGTCCAGACTAATAAAGTTGAAAAACTGCTCTTGAGAGTCTGTGCCTGGGGAACCCAGGGGGATGTGTGTTGGGTCGTGTGTCTGCTTCTCTCGTTCTCAGCCTCAGACTCTGTCATGCTCAGAATTGGactcaggcttctttttttttttggtttttcgagacagggtttctctgtggttttggagcctgtcctggaactagctcttgtagaccaggctggtctcgaactcacagagatccgcctgcctctgcctcccgagtgctgggattatggactCAGGCTTTAGCATGTGAAGCCTGTGTTCTACCAGTgacctacatccccagccttctGCTTACCGCtactgcttcctcttcctttgctttttttttcttctctttttggttttgttttgttttttgtttgttttgtttttcaagacaggtttctctgtagcttcggaacctgtcctggaactcactctgtagaccaggctggcctcgaactcacagagatccaccgcctctgcctcccgagtggggttaaagtgtgccaccaccactatgcttttttttttttttgtttgtttgttcttcctcctcctcctccttcttctttgtgaaacagggtctcaatatgtaatctaaagacatgtgccacccgTCTaaaacttttgatcctcttgcctccccaatagctgggattatagactggGTGTCAGCATCCCCTTGTAATCCTATCTCTTTACCCTTGGGAGTAAGTAGCAAGAGTTACAGCTTTGTCCagctcttctttgttttgtttgtttttattcttgatatagatggctggcctggaactcataactgctgggattaaaggcatgccccatcGTGCTGGGCTTAACCAGAGTGATGGGGCACTTGACCAGCTCACTTTGGAAGTATGTAGACCCAAGCTATCCCATCTGACTCTACTACCTCTTTTTGGCAATTGACAGACCCCAAAATCAGACCCTAAGAGTCAGGTGATGCTGGCTATGGGCACAGGGTTGCAGACCCTAAGAGTCAGGTAATGCTGGCTATGGGTACAGggttgcatttttctttttctttttttcctgccacataaagaattaaatagcAGGAAAGGGGTATTACCAGAAATGTTGGTGATACCTAGTCTCCTCTTGggtttcttattttcattaatattagAATCTAAGAGGTCAggcaggccaggcggtggtggtctttaatcccagcacttgggaggcagaggcaggtggacttctgtgagttcaaggccagcctggtctacaagaggctccaaagctacagagaaacccggtctcaaaaaacaaaacaaaacaacaaacaaaaaagaggtcaggcaggaggatctctgaatttgaagccagtctggtcccacaaagtgagatccaggacagccaggaaaacacagagagaccAACAGAAGCTCAAGAACAAAGAAGGGTTTGAGAAAGTTTTACCCTTTAGAAGAAAAACCCCAGGGCAGGCAAGCTGTACATAAATCTCTGATCTgcagggcagggaggaggagaaggaagaacaaaagctttgctgtTGCAGATAAGGCAGAGGTCGTCAGCCACTGGCATCTGCCAGCCGGGgaggctcaggcctttaatccctgaaTTCCAGGGGCTGacagagttcaaagctagcctggtctacatagcaagttctaggacagccaacgCTAtatagattctgtctcaaaaaagttgaaaaagaacaaggaaccCAGCACATTAGTTGAGTTTTAGAAACATACTTAGTCCAGCGCCTGAAAGAAAAAGTTCCCCTGACTGAGGCCTCAGGAAGACTGGGTCAAGCCTCACACTGGCTTGACCGGTACAGACTGCACTAGGGCACAGGGAttctaaaaaggaagaaatagcaCTTTATTGTAAGGTGAATCCTAGGGGTGGTTCCCTAGCCAGGTTCCTGACACAGGGTTAATTAACCCTTAAGGGGTAGGTTAGGGCATGTCTCCACTTAGAGGTAGAGTTCACTcacttttttaaataactttttttgtgtgcatttgtttgAAGGTACcagagttagacagttgtgagctgccgtgtgggtgctgggaattgaaccccgctCCTGCGGAAGAGCAAGCAGCCATTCCTCCAGTCCTAGAGGACATTTTTACACAGGGACTGAACTGGACCGGGACCCTAGCCCTAGACTGCaggtcctgcctcctcctctctcagGTCTGTAGGCCTGGCTGTGGGATATTGCGAAAGATGTCTCAGGGGTCTTTGTGTATGCGGTGAACCGGTGCTGACTGTGGTTGTTTGGCATCCTAGCCTCAGTGGGCACTGGTAACTTGTTTTCCTGAAGCAGGGAGACCTAGAGTAACTGGATCAGGTGCCTCCAGAGGgttggaaggcagagatgaggCCCCGCCTGGGTGGACCGTGGATATGGTCAGGCCTCAGTATAACCTCTCCTGCTCCCACACAGGAAAAAAGGTTCAGCCCCTCAAATATGGGAGGCCTCAGAGAGGGTTGGCGACTACCCATACTTAGCACAGCTGCCGGTGACCTGGGTGGCTGGGCGTGGCTACAGGCCCAAGCAGGAAGCAACAGTGGGAGTGGCCAGGGAGAGCCCAGAGAAGCCTGGAAACATTCAAGAGGGCGGGGTTTGAGGGGGGCTGCTAGGCAACCGGGTGCCACGCAACCAAGGGAGTTTCTGTGCGTCGCCTTGGCGGAAGTGACGCGACGTTGCCAGGCGGCTGTTGCTAGGCGCCGTGATGCGTGTCTTGCGTAGGACAACGTCAGCTGAGGCGGGAAGCGCGAGCTGCAGCGCCATGGCTGGCGGTAGCGGTGCGCGCCCGGCGTGTTGTCGTCTGGTCTCGCGTCCCGGGAGTCCCGGGTCCGAGGTTCCCCCTGCGTCACTGACTATTCGTTGCGCGGAAGCCCGTCCCGCGGGCGGAGGCGAAGGGGCGCGGCGCGCTGCCCAAGACTGGTGCTCAGGCGGCGTTCCTTCTGCAGCCTGGCAGCACCCCTTTCTCAACGTATTCAAACACTTCAGGGTGGATGAGTGGAAACGGTCCAGCAAAGAGGGAGATGTGGCCGTGGTGACGGTACGGGCCGGAGGCCTTCCTGCTCCTGAGAAATCTTCCGGTGGACACTCTTGAGTATCCCCCAGCTTTGCGCTGTTCACAGCTCCTCTCTCTTTGTAGGACAAGGTCCTGAAGAGCGCCGTGTATCGCATCCGTGGATCGGTCTCTGCCAGCAACTACATCCAGCTGCCTAGAACCAGCACCCAGTCTCTGGGGCTGACTGGGCGGTACCTGTATGTGCTTTTCCGGCCCCTGCCTACCAAGTACTTTGTCATCCACCTGGACGTGTCCACCGAGGTGCTCAGCCTGGAAGGACGGCTGTGTGTTTGATGCTGCCTATTCCCTCGTAATCTCCATCTAATGACCTCACTCTGCCTCACAGGACGGCCAGGTCATCCGTGTGTCTTTCTCCAACCTCTTTAAGGATTTCAAGTCCTCTGCCACATGGCTTCAGTTCCCCTTTGTCTTCGAGACTAAGACGCCCAGAAGAGGTAGTGACACCTGGTTCAGGAGGGACAGCTTGAAGGCCTAGAACGGGATGGTACAGGCCCGGTTGGGCTTGTATGTGGCCCTGAGGACGGCTGGGGTCTGGGGCTGAGAGGGTTGCAACTATGGAAATGGGGAAACAAAACGATAGGTGTTGACCTTGCACCTGTTATACAGACCTGGCAGGGGTAGCGCCTCCTAATGCCCGCTGGACCTGCCTGCAGCTGGACCTGCGTGACATTCTGATGTTCTACCTGAGCCGGCACTATGGCCACCTTAAGAGCATCAGGCTATGTGCCAGCCTGCTAGTCAGAAACCTCTACACCAGTGATGTGTGCTTTGACCCCGGTAAGGCCCACACTTCATGCCCAATCCTAGTCAGAAGGCTGGAACCTTCCCCTGGCAGATCAGAGCCACACACCAATGCCCCCGGTTCTAGAAAAAGCATTGgggtgagctggtggcccaacaGTATACTAGCAGATGCCTGGGTTTGCAACTTGTCTAGGATGGGAAGGGATAGGACAAACTCCCCTTGATCTAGAACAGCCCTGACCATTGTAGCTGTCACCGTCACTGAGGCCCGGCGTGCAAAGTTGCCTGTCAACCCTGTGCCTCGAGAAATGGCCTTCCCAGTGCCCAAAGGGGAGAGCTGGCATGACCATTACATCCACGTTCGGTGAGCAGTTCTGAACATCATGGTGGTGAGGGGCCAGGTTGATCTTCAGTCCCCAGATACTGATTTTGCCTCTGCCTGTGTTTGCCACCCATGAGGTTTCCAAGCGATGGCTCAAAAGCGCCTTATGAGCAGGTTGAAAAGAGGCATTCCCCTCCAGAGACAGGTAAGCTTGTGACATTACAGGGTGCATACATTGGTGGGAACAGGGTCAGGGATCCTGAGAAGGGTTCAGTAGTGTGGAGACTATAGCTGGTGTGTGCCTGGCACAGAGAAGGGCCTAGCCAATGGTCGTCTGAGCTTCTAGAACCACTTTTAAAGTCTGTGCAAGTGGCATCTGATTCCCAGGCTTTCCATTTGGGAGGGGAGCTGCAGGGTCTTGGGTAGAGTGATGGCAGCGCTTGTGGTGTGGTGTCTATAGAATGGGTGAGGGAAGCTACCTTTTCCGCCCTGTACCTTTGCTGACCTCTGGCTACTCGTCTCTGACTCTTTACTCTGTTGTGGTCTTCCTAGGGCATGTATCACGGTGCCGGTCTCATCCAAAGGTCTTTGGCAAACCTTTACAGAGCAGTAGGCCCCCCGTGGTCCAGATATCTAATCCCATCTTGGTGAGTGCACTTGGGAAAGGGCTAGGGAGTGGTGGCCCTAGGGTGCTGATGGCACACGTTCTGCTACAGCCCTGCAAGGTCCCCTCAGCACCCAGACTCCTTCCAGACGTCAGCCTGACCTACAAACATCCAGAGGTCTCCAGTGTCGCTGCCTCCAGCATCCCTGGCCAACATCCTTCGTCCTGGGATGAGACCACTGATGCACACGCAGTGGGCGGTGGCAGACATGTGCTGGCCAACAAATCATCTGGGGTGCCCATGGCTCTTGAGGACCTTGGGTCCTGTAAGGTGAGTGCCCAGCTGAAGGCTTTTGGGCATTAGTGAGATGAGGTGCTGGCCAGCCTGAGGCCCTGAGCTGTATTCACAGTGGACGGGCCTCTAATCCTTCCTGCATTGAGCAAGAGCCCTTGTAGATGAATACAGAAGGGTTTGTTCTTGTTGCCAGCTCTAAGGGTCACCCCCAGATAGTCTGTCACGGGATAGGACATGACATTTATGGAGGCTTTACCACTGCAGCCAGAAGATGACTGCTAACaggagccccacccccacccccaccccataccCAAGCTTTTCCTTTAGAGGTAGCACAGGTGGGGGCATTTGCAGGGGCTGGAGTGTCTTCCTCAaatctcatttttcattttcctatttcAGCTCTTCCTCCCAGACCCAGTCCTGAGGCTCAAGGGAGTCATCGGTTTTGGGGGTCACAGCACCCAATGGGTGAGGCTTTGAGGCAGTTTCCAGGCCGGTTCTCAGTGGGTGGCATGAGTGAGTTGTTAGAAAGAACAGATTTCTAGTCCTGTCTTGGGCACTTTCTTCCCTACGGTCCTTAAGAGGCCCTGCCCTGCCCACATCTGCCCATTCTTGTGTGGGCAAATGTGAGTCAGGTCATGGGTACCCCTATTAACTTGGCAAGGTCTGACAGGCAGTGGCTGGGTCAAAGGGCTCCCAAGGACCCAATAGCTCTGggttacatctttttttttttaactttttaaagattattttatgtgtatgagtgtttggcctgcatgtatgt
The Microtus pennsylvanicus isolate mMicPen1 chromosome 11, mMicPen1.hap1, whole genome shotgun sequence genome window above contains:
- the Mcrip2 gene encoding MAPK regulated corepressor interacting protein 2, yielding MYTITKGPSKLVAQRRTGPTQQQVESRLGELLKCRQPVPPTALHTREQPSVQPQGPWPLASPGPRLVFNRVNGRRPLTTSPSLEGAQETYTLAHEENVRFVSEAWQQVERQLDGDPADESGPRPVQYAENTPDPRLQNFVPIDLDEWWAQQFLARITNCS